The genomic window TGGATTTAAGCGCAGGTACTAAGGGTTCTGATACCTGCATCTCCGATGGTAGTGTTAAGGTAGCAAAGGCAACAATAGCCATAGCCACAGGAGCAGTAAATACTCCTACTAAGCGACTGCGGCTAGAATTTTCAGCAATGAGATGAACTGTAGTGATTCCCCAAACAAGGAAAAACAGGGACTCATACAAATTACTCAAAGGAAAATACCCAGCCTCGATCCAGCGTGCGCCCAAGAGAGTAGCGATAGATAAATTTGCGATCGCCATTCCCGCCGTTCCCAAAGCATTGATTGCTGACAACCCAGGAAACGCCGCCCCTATCCAATAAAGCAGCATCGTCACAAACAAGACAGCAAACGAAGCATTATCCAACCAGTTCTGGAGTAAAACCAGATTCATAAAGTGTTCTCCGCAGTGGATTTTTGAAAATCCTTTATTTTGACTGTTCTGATCCTATCCGCTTAGTGAGTCATCACGCATGAATCAGTTATCAGTTAATCAGTTGACAGTTGACAGTTATCAATTGTTACTCTCCTCTGCTCCTCTGCTCCCCTGCTCCCCTGCTCCCCTGCTCCTCTGCTCCCCTGCTCCCCTGCTCCTCTGCTCCCCTGCTTCCCTAGCCCCTAGCCCCTAGCCCCTCCAGCTTGCCTAACTACACCATCAAGCGGTAAGCTCAGACAACCGGAAGCGAAGCAGGATTGGTAAAGTGGCAATAAACGAGGAATTAATCGAAATTGGTGTCCTCAAATGGTATTACCGAGAAGCTAAACCCATCGGCAGAAGCGACAGACTGCCAGTAGTGCTACTGCACGGCTTACCTTCTCAGAGTTTTACTTGGACGGAAGTCATGCCAGCATTGACAGAAAAAGGATATACTTGCATAGCGCCAGACTGGATTGGTTTTGGCAACTCATCCAAACCAGATAAAAAAGAATTTGCTTACACCCCAGATGCCTTTGTCGAAGCTTTCGCAGCATTCATCCAAGCTTTGCAACTAGAAAAGTTTTCCTTAGTAGTGCAAGGATTTTTGGGGTCTTGCGGAATCCAGTACGCCTTGCGTCATCCCCAACAAATCGAACGCTTGGCTATCCTCAATGCACCCATCTCAACAGCTGCCAAACTACCTTGGAAAATACAACAACTGGGATTACCTTTAGTCGGGGAAATGATGACCCAAGACCCCCTGTTAGTTGACCGCACTCTAGAAGGTGGTAGCGGTTACGGAATATCAGACAAAGACTTAGATGTCTATCGCCGTCCCTTCCTCAAGAGTTCTGCGGCGGGACGAAGCTTGCTGTGGACAGTGCGAAATATCCAGATGGAGCAGTCAATGGCAGAAATTGAATCCGGTTTGCGTCAGTGGGAAATCCCCACATTGATTGCTTGGGGAATGAAAGACCGTTGGTTACCCTTCTCTCAGGTAGAACCACTAGTCAGTTCAATTCGCGATGTAGAAGTATCGAAACTAGCAGACGTGCGGCATTATCCCCAAGAACATTGGTCTGATAAAGTCAGCGAAGCGCTAATTGGGTTTCTTCGCCGCTAATATTTTTAAGGATAGTTTTTTATTAGCTGAGTTGATTGCAAAAATAAGCATGATCCAACGTTATCGCTCTATTTTGGCCTTAGTGCTAGCATTTGTCACCGCGTTTTTGGTTAGCTGCGGTTCTCCAGCAGCGAAAATTCCTACCACCTATACGCCGGCGCAAGTCGAACTGATTCAACAATATGTTTCTAGTATTGACCGCTCGAAGGCTCGGTTGCCAGAATTGGCAAAATTGATTCAAGACGAAAATTGGGTATTCGTTCGCAATTTCATTCGTGGGCCTTTGGGTGAATTGCGTGCAAACATCAGTGCGGTAGAACGCCGTCTGCTTCCCAATGCACAAGCTAAAGCGCGTGAAACTGCCAAAGAAGTAGCTGAAAGCTTGGAATTACTCGACCAAGCGGCGCAAGTACGGGACTACAAAGCTGCTATTCGCGATTACGCTGCTCTTCAGAAGAATCTGAACGCTTTTGTGGAATTAGCTCCTAAATCATAGTCGTCATTAGTCATTGGTCATTAGTCATTTGTTATTTACTTAATGACCAATGACTTTCAATTTTAGTAGGGTGCGTTAGCGAAGCG from Leptolyngbyaceae cyanobacterium includes these protein-coding regions:
- the ccsA gene encoding cytochrome c biogenesis protein CcsA, with product MNLVLLQNWLDNASFAVLFVTMLLYWIGAAFPGLSAINALGTAGMAIANLSIATLLGARWIEAGYFPLSNLYESLFFLVWGITTVHLIAENSSRSRLVGVFTAPVAMAIVAFATLTLPSEMQVSEPLVPALKS
- a CDS encoding alpha/beta fold hydrolase, coding for MAINEELIEIGVLKWYYREAKPIGRSDRLPVVLLHGLPSQSFTWTEVMPALTEKGYTCIAPDWIGFGNSSKPDKKEFAYTPDAFVEAFAAFIQALQLEKFSLVVQGFLGSCGIQYALRHPQQIERLAILNAPISTAAKLPWKIQQLGLPLVGEMMTQDPLLVDRTLEGGSGYGISDKDLDVYRRPFLKSSAAGRSLLWTVRNIQMEQSMAEIESGLRQWEIPTLIAWGMKDRWLPFSQVEPLVSSIRDVEVSKLADVRHYPQEHWSDKVSEALIGFLRR
- the psbQ gene encoding photosystem II protein PsbQ is translated as MIQRYRSILALVLAFVTAFLVSCGSPAAKIPTTYTPAQVELIQQYVSSIDRSKARLPELAKLIQDENWVFVRNFIRGPLGELRANISAVERRLLPNAQAKARETAKEVAESLELLDQAAQVRDYKAAIRDYAALQKNLNAFVELAPKS